In Lonchura striata isolate bLonStr1 chromosome 2, bLonStr1.mat, whole genome shotgun sequence, a single genomic region encodes these proteins:
- the C2H11orf87 gene encoding uncharacterized protein C11orf87 homolog encodes MSAKLSKELRLSLPPCLLNRTSATLNTSSTCITQVGQLFQSFSSTLVLIVLVTLIFCLILLSLTTFHIHKRKMKKRKMQKAQEEYERDHCARSSNSSSQHPGTVVQGEAPQGRDSRLGRSPQDSEIQRSSPSAAPSSQQAQACLDTAGVGLLQTVILS; translated from the coding sequence ATGAGTGCCAAGCTCTCCAAAGAGTTGAGGCTGTCCCTGCCGCCTTGTCTTCTGAACAGGACATCTGCCACCTTAAATACCAGCAGCACCTGCATCACGCAAGTGGGTCAACTCTTTCAGTCCTTCTCATCCACCCTGGTTTTAATTGTCTTGGTCACCCTCATCTTCTGCCTGATCCTCCTCTCCCTCACCACCTTCCACATCCACAAGAGGAAGATGAAGAAGCGGAAAATGCAAAAGGCTCAGGAGGAGTATGAACGGGACCACTGTGCCCGCAGCAGCAATAGCAGCAGccagcaccctgggacagtggtgCAGGGAGAGGCACCCCAAGGAAGAGACAGCCGACTGGGAAGATCCCCCCAGGACTCGGAAATCCAGCGCTCCTCTCCCTCGGCAGCCCCCAGCTCTCAGCAAGCACAGGCTTGTTTGGACACAGCTGGTGTGGGGCTACTGCAGACGGTGATTTTGTCATGA